The genomic segment TCAAGAACTGCTGAAGGGGAAAGTTGTTGACGACAAAAGTCAGCCTATCAGCGGAGTGACTATCCATGTGAACGGCAAAGGTAGTGGGACAACTAATCAAAATGGTGAATTTGGCATTATTGCCAAGCCGGGGGATAAGGTGACCTTCACTTCGATAGAATACGTTACGAAAACGTTAAACGTATCCAACCTCTCTTTTTTGCAAGTGAACCTGGCAGCCAAGCAAGAATCACTCGACGAAGTCGTTGTCATTGGCTATGGATCTCAGAAACGGACTAATCTTATTGCTCCAGTTTCAAAATTTAATGCCGAAAATCTCGATGAGCGTCCTATTGCGCGTGTTGATCAAGCCTTGATCGGACAGATGTCTGGAGTAAGGGTCAAGCAATCCACAGGTGTTCCCGGAAAAGGGTTAAGTGTTCAGGTCAGGGGATCAGGTTCTATCACTGCCGGCAGTGAACCCTTGTACGTTATTGATGGTTTTCCTTTATCAACGGCAGCACAGAACGGTTCGGGAAACTATGCCTCAGGAAATCCTTTGGACAATATGAATCCCAACGATATTGAATCTGTGGAGGTGTTAAAAGATGCATCTGCAGCTGCAATTTATGGATCCCGGGCAGCAAATGGTGTTGTTCTGATCACCACAAAACGTGGAAAGAGCGGTCAGGCCAAAGTGAGCCTCAATTCATACGTCGGCATTTCCGAGGCTTATAAGAAATTGGATATGTTGAATGGTGAAGAATGGATAGATAGAGCGGTGGAGATGATCAATGCGCAATGGGAAGCCTCCGGTACAGGAAGGCTGGCAAGTCAAAGCAATGCCGAACGACGGAAAATATTGGGGCTTGCCGAGGGGAAATATAACACATCTTATATGTATGATGACCGTTGGCTGGAACCTGGACATCCGGGGCTTTACCTCATTAATTGGCAAGACGAAGCGTATCGAAAAGGCGTGGTCCAAAATTATCAGGTAGCAGCCTCCGGAGCGACAGAATTTGTCAATTATTATGTCTCGGGAAATTATCTCAATCAACAAGGTATTGTAAAAGGATTGGACTATAAAAATTATACTGCCAGGGCTAACGTCGAAGTGAAACCGAATAAGAAATTTGCATTCGGCTTAAACCTAGCACCCACTTATTCTATCGGAAATGATCCGGGGGTGGAAGGAAAGGATAATATTATGCATCAGATTTATTCGATGTCACCGGTTCAGGACCATCCTGCGGGAACAGTGAATGTTTTTGACAATGAAAAATACCCTTGGAGCACATCGACAAACGATCCAATAGCAAAATTGAACTATTATATCGGGGAAAACAAAATTTCACGTTTATTGGGGACAGTTTACGGACAGTACAATATCCTGGAGAACTTAAATTTTAAGACCACGGTCAATCTGGATCAGACCGATAGTCGAAGCAATAGATTTCAGCCCTATACCGTAGGCGGAACTTTGGCTAATCGAACCAACAACCCGAATCAAGCGACCTATGGATCCAATAGCGTATATCGAAAGCAAACTTTTGTCAATGAAAACACTCTAAACTATCATCTCAATATCGACAAACATGATATTACTGCTTTATTGGGGCAAGCCTATAATTTTGATAAACTTGAAACTTCTTCCATCACTTCACAGGGAGGTTATACCAATAGTTCCATCACAACTTTGAATGGCGCAGTCGCTACGGTGGCTTCAACCGGCGCAACACAAAGCGTCTTGCTGTCTTATTTTGGACGGGTTCAATATGCCTATGACGGAAAATACCTTCTTTCGGGAAGTATTCGACGTGACGGCTCATCGCGTTTTGGGTCCAATACAAAATGGGGCTGGTTTCCATCACTGTCCATGGGTTGGCGTTTGTCGCAGGAGAATTTTATGAAACCCATCACCTTTATCAATGAGCTGAAACTGCGTGGTAGTTATGGTGAATCTGGAAATAACAATATCGGAGATTACAGCAGCATTGCCTTATTGGGCTTTTATAATTATTCGTCAAATGGTCTTTCGACATCCGGGCAGGCACCAAGCAATATCATTAATCCGGACCTAAAATGGGAAAAATCCCGGACCTACGATGTTGGATTGGACTTTGGCCTTTTGGGATCCCGTATCACAGGATCGTTTGATTGGTATATGCGTAAGAGCAGTGATCTATTGTTGAATGTGCCGTCCATGTTGGCCACAGGTTTTTCTTCCTACTTGGATAATGCTGGTGAGGTAAAAAGTAAAGGCTGGGATTTCGAGATCACTTCCCATCAGATCAGAAAATCGGATTTTTCATGGTCTACCTCTTTTAATATCAGTCATAATTCCAATGAGGTAACAAAACTTGCTGGTGAGCAAAAGGAAATCTTAATTCCATCTTCGTTCGATATTCAACATAGCCTTTTACGGGTTGGTGAACCGATGTATAGCATTTACGTCGTTAAACAAGATGGTATATTGAGTCAGGCAGACATTGACGCCGGTGCCGCATTGTATGGTAGCCAAAAGGCAGGCGACCCAAGGTATGTGGATGCCAATGGTGATGGCGTGATCGACGCGAATGACCGCGTAATTGTGGGACACCCAAACCCGAGTTATGTATGGGGAATCACCAACAATTTAAAATATAAAAATTTTGATTTGAGTTTCATGTTTCAAGGCCAAAATGGAGGCCATATCTATTCCCTTCTAGGACGGGCATTGGGGCGTACTGGTCAAGGATCATCGGACAATGCACTTGGATTTTATAGGGATAGATGGCGTTCAGAAGAGGATCCCGGGGAAGGTCGCGTGGGAAAAGCGTATTCAACATTCGGACGGATCAAAAATACAGATTGGTTGTATTCTTCAGATTATTGGCGCCTACGTAATGTCACACTTGGTTATAATATAAAAGACCTAAAATTAGGGAGTCAGTCCAAACTTAGTTTAGTCCGTTTATTCGTGACATTGGAAAATTTTTGGGGAAAGGATAAATATGACGGTGGTGTAAATCCAGAATCTTCCAATACAAACTTAAGCGGAAGCGCTGATTATCCCGAAGCCGGTGATTATGGGGGCTTAGCGATTCCAAAAACAGTAACATTTGGTTTGAACGTAAATTTTTAAAATAATGAAAAAGTTGAGTATATTTTTGTTGATGGCAGGTCTATTGGGATCTTGCAAAATGGATCTGGACCAGCAGCCAATTTCGAGTGCAACATCTGACACCTACTTTAAGACTACGAATGATTTTGTGCAAGGATTGAACGCGATCTATAACAGTACACGAGGATATCCAGACCGTTTGATGAATCTTTCGGAGACACGATCGGACAATTTGTACGCTGTGTCCGATGGCGGGGTACGTGATTGGGAAGGGATCAACAGTTTTCATAAAACGATTGCCAGTAACCCCTATGTGATAGAAGCTTGGCAAACAAATTTTAACGGCATCTTTCGTGTAAACAATTATTTGGAACAACTTGTGACGAATGGTGCTACAGCCATCCCGGATGCGACTCTTCGCAATAGAATGGAAGGTGAAGCTCGATTTTTGCGCGCATTTTTTTATTTTGATTTGATTCGATACTTCGGAAAAGTGCCACTTATCGACAAGGTTGTGTCTGCCAGTCAAGCCAAAAGTATTGGGCGGAGCAACGTGGAGGAGTTGTATGCCTTGATTATTGAAGATCTGAACAAGGCCATTAATGCCCTTCCAGCCCCCAGTGCCTATGCGGTGGTAGATAAAGGTCGTGTCAATAAATACGCTGCAAAAATGTTGCTGGGATTGGTTTATATGACGCGATCAGGACCCACTTTGGGTGTTGAAGGAGCGGGCTTGAACAGCAATGAATGGGCGAAAGCCGTGGAACAGTTCAACGATGTAATCAATAGCAATGAATTTAGTTTGTTGGCCAGTTATAATAGCGTTTTTGATTATGGAAATGAGCGCAACAAGGAAGTGATCTTCAATATAGAATATTCCAGTGGGGCGAATCCTGTCGTAGGGGCTACTTTTCCATGGGTACTCGTGCCTGACAATTGGTTCAATTCACTCGGGCTAGCCACACAAGGGGGCCTTACGATTAGACCTGTATCTGAAGACTTGCTTAAATTGTATGATGCAAGTGATGGTAGGAAAACATTCAGTATTCAGCAAGGATATACCTATGGCAATGTTGTTGAAACAAGATCCTTTGTTAAAAAATTCGTCGATGTGACCAAAGTGCCGGCGAGTCGCATGGATTGGCCGATCAATTATATTGTGTTTCGTTATAGCGATTTGCTGTTGCTGAAGGCAGAGTGCATTCTGAACGGGGCTGTTGGGTCTCAAACTGATGTGGATGCGATCGTCAATCAAATCCGAAAACGTGCTGGTTTGACGGCCGAGCTGACCAATGTGACTAAAACGCAACTGATGGACGAACGGAGACGGGAGTTTATCGGTGAGGGATTGCGTTGGTTTGATCTTATTCGCAGTGGAACAGTTGAATCTGTGATGAAGGCTTGGATTACGAAAGAGGACGTCTCAAAACAGATGTCTGATTTTCAAGTGAATTATGTCTTGTATCCGGTACCACAGTCCGAACTCGACAATAGCCCTGGACTATATACCCAGAATCCGGGATATTGATCATGCTATCGAAATCTAATCGCCCTTAAGTTTAAGGGCGATTTTTTTCTGAAAGTTTCTTGTTCTCATAATCATTTGGCGGCTTTTCAGCAGATAAACATGAGCCTACCTGGTCTG from the Sphingobacterium thalpophilum genome contains:
- a CDS encoding RagB/SusD family nutrient uptake outer membrane protein — translated: MKKLSIFLLMAGLLGSCKMDLDQQPISSATSDTYFKTTNDFVQGLNAIYNSTRGYPDRLMNLSETRSDNLYAVSDGGVRDWEGINSFHKTIASNPYVIEAWQTNFNGIFRVNNYLEQLVTNGATAIPDATLRNRMEGEARFLRAFFYFDLIRYFGKVPLIDKVVSASQAKSIGRSNVEELYALIIEDLNKAINALPAPSAYAVVDKGRVNKYAAKMLLGLVYMTRSGPTLGVEGAGLNSNEWAKAVEQFNDVINSNEFSLLASYNSVFDYGNERNKEVIFNIEYSSGANPVVGATFPWVLVPDNWFNSLGLATQGGLTIRPVSEDLLKLYDASDGRKTFSIQQGYTYGNVVETRSFVKKFVDVTKVPASRMDWPINYIVFRYSDLLLLKAECILNGAVGSQTDVDAIVNQIRKRAGLTAELTNVTKTQLMDERRREFIGEGLRWFDLIRSGTVESVMKAWITKEDVSKQMSDFQVNYVLYPVPQSELDNSPGLYTQNPGY
- a CDS encoding SusC/RagA family TonB-linked outer membrane protein: MKNILRYGTVVMTQLALTQVLYAQELLKGKVVDDKSQPISGVTIHVNGKGSGTTNQNGEFGIIAKPGDKVTFTSIEYVTKTLNVSNLSFLQVNLAAKQESLDEVVVIGYGSQKRTNLIAPVSKFNAENLDERPIARVDQALIGQMSGVRVKQSTGVPGKGLSVQVRGSGSITAGSEPLYVIDGFPLSTAAQNGSGNYASGNPLDNMNPNDIESVEVLKDASAAAIYGSRAANGVVLITTKRGKSGQAKVSLNSYVGISEAYKKLDMLNGEEWIDRAVEMINAQWEASGTGRLASQSNAERRKILGLAEGKYNTSYMYDDRWLEPGHPGLYLINWQDEAYRKGVVQNYQVAASGATEFVNYYVSGNYLNQQGIVKGLDYKNYTARANVEVKPNKKFAFGLNLAPTYSIGNDPGVEGKDNIMHQIYSMSPVQDHPAGTVNVFDNEKYPWSTSTNDPIAKLNYYIGENKISRLLGTVYGQYNILENLNFKTTVNLDQTDSRSNRFQPYTVGGTLANRTNNPNQATYGSNSVYRKQTFVNENTLNYHLNIDKHDITALLGQAYNFDKLETSSITSQGGYTNSSITTLNGAVATVASTGATQSVLLSYFGRVQYAYDGKYLLSGSIRRDGSSRFGSNTKWGWFPSLSMGWRLSQENFMKPITFINELKLRGSYGESGNNNIGDYSSIALLGFYNYSSNGLSTSGQAPSNIINPDLKWEKSRTYDVGLDFGLLGSRITGSFDWYMRKSSDLLLNVPSMLATGFSSYLDNAGEVKSKGWDFEITSHQIRKSDFSWSTSFNISHNSNEVTKLAGEQKEILIPSSFDIQHSLLRVGEPMYSIYVVKQDGILSQADIDAGAALYGSQKAGDPRYVDANGDGVIDANDRVIVGHPNPSYVWGITNNLKYKNFDLSFMFQGQNGGHIYSLLGRALGRTGQGSSDNALGFYRDRWRSEEDPGEGRVGKAYSTFGRIKNTDWLYSSDYWRLRNVTLGYNIKDLKLGSQSKLSLVRLFVTLENFWGKDKYDGGVNPESSNTNLSGSADYPEAGDYGGLAIPKTVTFGLNVNF